The following proteins are co-located in the Deinococcus metallilatus genome:
- a CDS encoding putative bifunctional diguanylate cyclase/phosphodiesterase: MVCRTGPLLSPLPGVHPADTMPDELIPDTLNAHFRPLLEALGLAGAWLSPSGQATGGYRLDDFGAAVTLHGPAQHPPEGTLRALAGVVRDWEALRAVRNPARTEEQQEEQQRLAREARRHLAFLEAVLEDVADGIVACDAEGRLTIFNRMSREMHGIGSEGLAPDAWAERYSLFEADGQTPLPLERIPLFRAWRGEAVREQEMVIAPRNLPRRTVLASGRALRDEQGQLFGAVVAMHDISERKHTEERWQHAALHDGLTGLPNRALLYTRLEAAIQRHLRDGRQGYAVLFCDLDNFKTVNDAYGHDVGDRLLLETATRLQQTLRGSDTIARLGGDEFAVLLDNPGDATSVMRVAQRLQVALAQPFRVMGQPLHVSASLGVTLASSQYTRVEDALRDADTAMYRAKQAGKGRAALFDESMHAEVLERLTLERDLRRALEEGELTLHYQPIMDLTALRCVGFEALLRWTHPQRGPVPPARFIPLAEASGLIVPLGRWVLDEAGRQLTAWRAAHPGLSELTVSVNVSGRQLHRHAQPEEHFLNRPPAPGIELEVTESTLLDAPEAQAVLRTLADRGVCLSLDDFGTGYASLSALERHPITTLKIDRSFVAALPDGARQRGIVQGVAMLAQHLRLRVIAEGIETPEQLRMLRDLGCTHGQGFLFARPLPAGAALAFALAHAGKAGSA; the protein is encoded by the coding sequence ATGGTCTGCCGTACCGGCCCGCTCCTCTCCCCGCTCCCGGGCGTTCACCCCGCAGACACGATGCCCGACGAACTGATCCCCGACACGTTGAACGCCCATTTCCGGCCCCTGCTGGAGGCGCTGGGCCTGGCCGGGGCCTGGCTCTCCCCCAGCGGGCAGGCCACCGGCGGCTACCGGCTGGACGACTTCGGGGCAGCGGTAACCCTGCACGGCCCCGCGCAACACCCGCCCGAAGGGACGCTGCGCGCCCTGGCCGGAGTGGTCCGTGACTGGGAGGCCCTGCGGGCGGTCCGGAACCCGGCGCGCACGGAAGAACAGCAGGAAGAACAGCAGCGGCTGGCCCGCGAGGCCAGGCGGCACCTGGCTTTTCTGGAAGCGGTGCTGGAAGATGTGGCCGACGGCATCGTGGCCTGCGACGCCGAGGGCCGCCTGACCATCTTCAACCGCATGAGCCGCGAGATGCACGGCATCGGGAGCGAAGGCCTGGCGCCGGACGCCTGGGCCGAGCGGTACTCGCTGTTCGAGGCCGATGGGCAGACGCCGTTGCCGCTGGAGCGGATTCCGCTGTTCCGCGCCTGGCGGGGCGAGGCGGTCAGGGAACAGGAAATGGTGATCGCGCCGCGCAACCTGCCCCGGCGCACGGTCCTGGCGAGCGGCCGGGCGCTGCGTGACGAGCAGGGGCAACTGTTCGGGGCGGTGGTGGCCATGCACGACATCTCCGAACGCAAGCACACCGAGGAACGCTGGCAGCACGCCGCGCTGCACGACGGCCTGACCGGGCTGCCCAACCGGGCGCTGCTGTACACCCGCCTGGAGGCGGCCATCCAGCGCCATCTGCGCGACGGGCGGCAGGGCTACGCGGTGCTGTTCTGTGACCTGGACAACTTCAAGACCGTGAACGACGCCTACGGCCACGACGTGGGGGACCGGCTGCTGCTGGAAACCGCGACGCGGCTCCAGCAGACGCTGCGGGGGAGTGACACCATCGCCCGGCTGGGCGGCGACGAGTTCGCGGTGCTGCTCGACAACCCCGGCGACGCCACCAGCGTGATGCGGGTGGCCCAGCGCCTCCAGGTGGCCCTGGCCCAGCCCTTCCGGGTGATGGGCCAGCCGCTGCACGTCAGCGCTAGCCTGGGCGTGACGCTCGCCTCCTCCCAGTACACCCGGGTGGAGGACGCGCTGCGCGACGCGGACACCGCGATGTACCGCGCCAAGCAGGCCGGGAAGGGCCGGGCGGCCCTGTTCGACGAGAGCATGCACGCCGAGGTGCTCGAGCGGCTCACGCTGGAACGCGACCTGCGCCGGGCACTGGAAGAGGGTGAACTCACGCTGCACTACCAGCCGATCATGGACCTCACGGCCCTGCGCTGCGTGGGCTTCGAGGCGCTGCTGCGCTGGACCCACCCGCAGCGCGGCCCGGTCCCGCCCGCCCGCTTCATCCCGCTGGCCGAGGCGTCCGGATTGATCGTGCCCCTCGGGCGCTGGGTGCTCGACGAGGCCGGGCGGCAACTGACGGCGTGGCGCGCGGCGCATCCTGGCCTCTCGGAGCTGACGGTCAGCGTGAACGTCAGCGGGCGGCAACTGCACCGCCATGCCCAGCCGGAGGAACACTTTCTGAACCGGCCCCCGGCCCCCGGCATCGAGCTGGAAGTCACCGAGAGCACGCTGCTCGACGCCCCCGAGGCCCAGGCGGTGCTGCGCACCCTGGCCGACCGGGGCGTGTGCCTGTCGCTGGACGACTTCGGCACCGGCTACGCTTCGCTCAGTGCCCTGGAACGGCACCCCATCACGACCCTCAAGATCGACCGCAGTTTCGTGGCGGCCCTGCCGGACGGGGCGCGGCAGCGCGGCATCGTGCAGGGCGTTGCCATGCTGGCCCAGCACCTCCGGCTGCGCGTGATCGCGGAGGGCATCGAGACGCCCGAGCAACTGCGGATGCTGCGCGACCTGGGCTGCACCCACGGCCAGGGCTTCCTGTTCGCCCGCCCCCTGCCCGCCGGGGCGGCGCTGGCCTTCGCGCTGGCGCACGCGGGCAAGGCGGGGTCGGCATAG
- the dxs gene encoding 1-deoxy-D-xylulose-5-phosphate synthase, whose amino-acid sequence MSEPTSNLQPASRTPLLDLVNSPEDLKKLPRDQLPQLAAELREEIVRVCSVGGLHLASSLGATDLIVALHYVLNSPRDRILFDVGHQAYAHKMLTGRRSLMHTVKKEGGLSGFTKVSESEHDAITVGHASTSLANALGMALARDALGQDYKVAALIGDGSLTGGMALAALNTIGDTQRRMLIVLNDNEMSISENVGAINKFMRGLQVQKWFQEGEEAGKKAVQAVSKPLADFMSRAKSSTRHFFDPASVNPFAAMGVRYVGPVDGHNMQELVWLIERLVDLDGPTILHVVTKKGKGLSYAEADPIKWHGPGQFDPATGTLSLQAGTPSSAYSWSSAFGDAVTELARQDPRTFVITPAMREGSGLVKYSQVHPHRYLDVGIAEDVAVTTAAGLALQGMRPIVAIYSTFLQRAYDQVLHDVAIENLNVTFAIDRGGIVGADGATHNGVFDLSFLRSIPNVGIGLPRDAAELRGMLKAAQENPGPFAIRYPRGNTERVPEGTWPTLLWGTWERVQGGDDVVILAGGKALEYALKATRDLSGVGVVNARFVKPLDEKMLREVAARARALVTVEDNTVVGGFGSAVLEALSGMGLRTPVRVLGIPDEFQDHATVESVHARAGIDAPAIRTVLAELGVDVPLGV is encoded by the coding sequence ATGAGCGAGCCGACATCCAACCTCCAGCCCGCCAGCCGCACGCCGCTGCTGGACCTGGTGAACAGTCCGGAAGACCTGAAAAAGCTCCCCCGTGACCAGCTCCCCCAGCTCGCCGCCGAACTGCGCGAGGAGATCGTGCGGGTCTGCTCGGTGGGCGGCCTGCACCTCGCCAGCTCGCTCGGGGCAACAGATTTGATCGTGGCGCTGCATTACGTGCTGAATTCGCCGCGTGACCGCATCCTCTTCGACGTGGGGCACCAGGCCTACGCGCACAAGATGCTGACGGGCCGCCGCAGCCTGATGCACACCGTCAAGAAGGAAGGCGGCCTGTCGGGCTTCACCAAGGTCAGCGAGTCCGAACACGACGCGATCACGGTGGGGCACGCCAGCACCTCGCTCGCCAACGCGCTGGGCATGGCGCTGGCACGGGACGCGCTGGGGCAGGACTACAAGGTGGCCGCCTTGATCGGGGACGGCTCGCTGACGGGCGGCATGGCGCTGGCGGCGCTGAACACCATCGGGGACACCCAGCGCCGGATGCTGATCGTGCTGAACGACAACGAGATGAGCATCAGCGAGAACGTGGGGGCCATCAACAAGTTCATGCGCGGCCTCCAGGTGCAGAAGTGGTTCCAGGAGGGCGAGGAGGCCGGGAAAAAGGCGGTGCAGGCCGTCAGCAAGCCGCTGGCCGACTTCATGAGCCGCGCCAAGAGCAGCACGCGGCACTTCTTCGACCCCGCCAGCGTGAACCCCTTCGCGGCGATGGGCGTCCGCTACGTGGGGCCGGTGGACGGCCACAACATGCAGGAGCTGGTGTGGCTGATCGAGAGATTGGTGGACCTCGACGGGCCGACCATCCTGCACGTCGTCACCAAGAAGGGCAAGGGCCTGAGCTACGCCGAGGCCGACCCGATCAAGTGGCACGGCCCCGGCCAGTTCGACCCGGCGACCGGCACCCTGTCTCTTCAGGCTGGCACGCCCAGCAGCGCCTACTCGTGGAGCAGCGCCTTCGGGGACGCGGTGACCGAACTGGCGCGGCAGGACCCCCGCACCTTCGTCATCACGCCCGCCATGCGGGAAGGGAGCGGCCTGGTGAAGTACAGCCAGGTCCACCCGCACCGCTATCTGGACGTCGGGATAGCGGAGGACGTGGCCGTGACGACCGCCGCCGGGCTGGCCCTCCAGGGCATGCGGCCCATCGTGGCGATCTACTCGACCTTCCTGCAACGCGCCTACGATCAGGTGCTGCACGACGTGGCTATCGAGAACCTGAATGTCACCTTCGCCATCGACCGGGGCGGCATCGTGGGGGCGGACGGGGCCACCCACAACGGCGTCTTCGACCTGAGCTTCCTGCGCTCGATTCCGAATGTCGGCATCGGCCTGCCGAGGGACGCCGCCGAACTGCGCGGGATGCTGAAGGCCGCGCAGGAGAATCCCGGCCCCTTCGCCATCCGCTATCCGCGCGGCAACACCGAGCGCGTGCCGGAGGGCACCTGGCCGACTCTGTTGTGGGGCACCTGGGAGCGGGTGCAGGGCGGCGACGACGTGGTGATCCTGGCAGGCGGCAAGGCGCTGGAATACGCACTGAAGGCCACCCGCGACCTGTCCGGGGTCGGCGTGGTGAATGCCCGCTTCGTGAAGCCGCTCGATGAGAAGATGCTGCGCGAGGTGGCCGCCCGGGCGCGGGCACTGGTCACGGTGGAGGACAACACGGTGGTCGGCGGATTCGGCAGCGCGGTGCTGGAGGCGCTCAGCGGGATGGGGCTGCGGACACCTGTGCGCGTGCTGGGCATCCCCGACGAATTTCAGGACCACGCCACCGTCGAGAGCGTCCACGCCCGGGCGGGCATCGATGCCCCCGCCATCCGCACGGTGCTGGCCGAGCTCGGGGTGGACGTGCCGCTGGGCGTGTAA
- a CDS encoding PspA/IM30 family protein, producing MSILDRLSRLLRANVNDLISKAEDPAKIIDQALRDMRAAYGEARAEVADAMSQSARLDREASTNRKLAEEYEKKAEEALRGGSEDLAREALRRAQNHKDLAKGFQEQVAVQTSTVDQLKTQLRALEAKIDELESKKTLLAARQKTAQAGATLDRVSGFGKAGGAMDAFNDMERKVATMEDRNKAMAELRQENDFDAQLKDLGRDKDLDDAFAALKARVQGGDNKQG from the coding sequence ATGAGCATTCTTGACCGTCTTTCCCGACTGCTGCGTGCCAACGTCAACGACCTGATCAGCAAGGCCGAGGACCCCGCGAAGATCATCGACCAGGCCCTGCGCGACATGCGCGCGGCCTACGGCGAGGCCCGCGCCGAGGTGGCCGACGCGATGAGCCAGAGCGCCCGCCTGGACCGCGAGGCCAGCACCAACCGCAAACTGGCCGAGGAGTACGAGAAGAAGGCCGAAGAAGCCCTGCGCGGCGGCAGCGAGGACCTCGCCCGCGAGGCGCTGCGCCGCGCCCAGAACCACAAGGACCTCGCCAAGGGCTTCCAGGAGCAGGTCGCCGTGCAGACCAGCACGGTGGACCAGCTCAAGACGCAACTGCGCGCCCTGGAAGCCAAGATCGACGAGCTGGAGTCCAAGAAGACCCTGCTGGCCGCCCGGCAGAAGACCGCGCAGGCGGGCGCCACCCTCGACCGAGTGAGCGGCTTCGGCAAGGCGGGCGGCGCGATGGACGCCTTCAATGACATGGAGCGCAAGGTCGCCACGATGGAAGACCGCAACAAGGCCATGGCCGAGCTGCGCCAGGAGAACGACTTCGACGCGCAACTCAAGGACCTGGGCCGCGACAAGGACCTCGACGACGCCTTCGCCGCTCTCAAGGCGCGGGTGCAGGGCGGGGACAACAAGCAGGGCTGA
- a CDS encoding PIN/TRAM domain-containing protein, whose translation MLAFRLFIMLLGLLLGWAAGHALAAGMSDPELGRVNTLSLMLAGALAALLLAPRAERLAAQSLARFRRWYAGLSPRTVAAATCGLIVALLLSVLLGNLLRGVPFYTWIGSVVVTLVLAAFFVSFAVRHAEAFGLLAFPQVRRQPGSKLLDSNVLIDGRILELSRSGFLEGELVVPGFVLRELQVLADHSDPQKRTRGKRGLNVLEELRQVRPLRIEDWDDPQLPNVDDKLVRLARETGGKLLTNDGNLGKIARLHGLEVLSLHALAVALRPQVQAGDRLTITVTKSGQQQGQGVGYLEDGTMVVVEDGLKFRGKATRVLVVNNVQTNVGRMIFAKVEKSDAA comes from the coding sequence GTGCTTGCCTTTCGGCTTTTCATCATGCTGCTCGGCCTGCTCCTGGGGTGGGCGGCGGGCCACGCGCTGGCCGCCGGGATGAGCGACCCGGAGCTGGGGCGGGTCAACACCCTCAGCCTGATGCTGGCGGGCGCCCTGGCCGCGCTGCTCCTCGCCCCGCGCGCCGAACGCCTGGCCGCCCAGAGCCTCGCCCGCTTTCGCCGCTGGTACGCCGGTCTTTCGCCCCGCACGGTCGCGGCGGCCACCTGCGGCCTGATCGTCGCGCTCTTGCTCAGCGTGCTGCTGGGCAACCTGCTGCGCGGCGTGCCCTTCTACACCTGGATCGGGAGCGTCGTGGTGACGCTGGTGCTGGCGGCCTTTTTCGTCTCCTTCGCCGTCCGGCACGCCGAGGCCTTCGGGCTGCTCGCCTTTCCGCAGGTGCGCCGCCAGCCGGGCAGCAAGCTGCTGGACAGCAACGTGCTGATCGACGGGCGCATTCTGGAATTGAGCCGCAGCGGCTTTCTGGAGGGCGAACTGGTCGTGCCCGGCTTCGTGCTGCGCGAGCTTCAGGTGCTGGCCGACCACTCGGACCCGCAGAAGCGCACGCGCGGCAAGCGCGGCCTGAACGTGCTGGAGGAGCTGCGCCAGGTGCGCCCCCTGCGGATCGAGGACTGGGACGACCCACAGCTCCCCAACGTGGACGACAAGCTGGTGCGTCTGGCCCGCGAAACCGGCGGCAAGCTGCTCACCAATGACGGCAACCTGGGCAAGATCGCCCGGTTGCACGGCCTGGAAGTCCTGAGCCTGCACGCCCTCGCCGTCGCGCTGCGGCCCCAGGTCCAGGCCGGGGACCGCCTCACCATCACCGTCACCAAGAGCGGCCAGCAGCAGGGCCAGGGCGTCGGCTACCTCGAAGACGGCACCATGGTCGTCGTCGAGGACGGCCTGAAGTTCCGGGGCAAGGCGACGCGCGTTCTGGTGGTCAACAACGTGCAGACGAACGTGGGCCGCATGATTTTTGCGAAGGTGGAGAAAAGCGACGCGGCGTGA
- a CDS encoding MerR family transcriptional regulator, translated as MKLRIGELARRTSLTVRTLRHYDQIGLLTPAGRTEAEHRLYSETDLRTLQQIQSLKAIGLPLGQIRAALQDPDHDPQRVIAEHIRMLEEQMERQRALLDRLKRLDVRGASWSELTEVIGMSEKVDRMLETARRVGEQPKFDDEQAAYIEQRRQEVGEARLREVEQEWPGLMAEVLREMEAGTPPSDPRVLTLARRWQGLVAEFTGGRQDIGSTLNRSYQQHMTPEMQTMWAYVGEAMKALDGSKQ; from the coding sequence GTGAAGCTCAGGATCGGAGAACTCGCGCGGCGCACCAGCCTGACGGTCAGGACGCTGCGGCATTACGACCAGATCGGGCTGCTGACGCCCGCCGGGCGCACCGAGGCCGAGCATCGCCTGTACTCCGAAACCGACCTGCGGACCTTGCAGCAAATCCAGAGCCTCAAGGCCATCGGGCTGCCGCTGGGGCAGATCAGGGCCGCCTTGCAAGACCCGGACCATGACCCCCAGCGGGTGATCGCGGAGCATATCCGGATGCTGGAGGAGCAGATGGAGCGGCAGCGGGCGCTGCTGGACCGGCTGAAACGGCTGGACGTGCGCGGGGCGAGCTGGTCAGAACTCACGGAGGTGATCGGGATGAGCGAGAAGGTGGACAGGATGCTGGAAACGGCCCGCCGCGTCGGAGAACAGCCCAAGTTCGACGATGAGCAGGCGGCGTACATAGAGCAGCGGCGGCAGGAGGTGGGTGAGGCGCGCCTCCGGGAAGTCGAGCAGGAATGGCCGGGGCTGATGGCCGAGGTGCTGCGCGAGATGGAAGCGGGCACGCCGCCCTCGGACCCGCGTGTGCTGACACTGGCCCGCCGTTGGCAAGGTCTGGTGGCGGAGTTCACCGGCGGTCGTCAGGACATCGGCTCCACGCTCAACCGCTCCTATCAGCAGCACATGACGCCGGAGATGCAGACGATGTGGGCCTACGTGGGCGAGGCGATGAAGGCGCTGGACGGGTCGAAGCAGTAA
- a CDS encoding saccharopine dehydrogenase family protein, whose product MSRVMIIGAGGVGNVVAKKCAQNDSVFTEVLLASRTVSKCDRIVAEIREHFPQSQTQFTTAAVDADNVPELAALIRSFGPELVINVALPYQDLTIMDACLETGVHYLDTANYEPRDVAKFEYSWQWAYRERFEQAGLMALLGCGFDPGATNVFTAYHAKHHFSEIRYLDIVDCNNGSHGKAFATNFNPEINIREITANGRYWENGQWVETAPLEISQDIYYPNVATRKSFVLYHEELESLVINFPTIQRARFWMTFGEQYIKYLSVLESVGMTSIEPINFRGEEIAPIEFLKAVLPAPESLAADYTGKTCIGVQARGIGKDGSELVNFVYNICDHAEAYREVQAQAISYTTGVPAMIGAMLMLQGEWMKPGVYNVEEFDPDPFIAAMNVWGLPVDELAGIELVRD is encoded by the coding sequence ATGAGCCGAGTGATGATTATTGGCGCGGGCGGCGTGGGCAACGTCGTCGCGAAGAAGTGCGCGCAGAATGACAGCGTGTTCACCGAGGTGCTGCTCGCCAGCCGCACCGTCAGCAAGTGCGACAGGATCGTCGCGGAAATCCGGGAACACTTCCCGCAGAGCCAGACGCAGTTCACGACGGCGGCGGTGGACGCCGACAACGTGCCGGAACTTGCCGCGCTGATCCGTTCCTTCGGGCCGGAGCTGGTGATCAACGTGGCCCTCCCCTACCAGGACCTCACCATCATGGACGCCTGCCTGGAGACGGGCGTGCATTACCTCGACACCGCGAACTACGAGCCGCGCGACGTGGCGAAGTTCGAGTATTCCTGGCAGTGGGCCTACCGCGAGCGTTTCGAGCAGGCGGGCCTGATGGCGCTGCTCGGCTGCGGCTTCGACCCCGGTGCGACGAACGTGTTTACCGCCTACCACGCCAAGCACCACTTCTCCGAAATCCGTTACCTCGATATCGTGGACTGCAACAACGGCAGCCACGGCAAGGCCTTTGCCACCAACTTCAACCCCGAGATCAACATCCGCGAGATCACCGCGAACGGGCGTTACTGGGAAAATGGGCAGTGGGTCGAGACGGCACCCCTCGAAATCAGCCAGGACATCTATTACCCCAACGTCGCCACCCGCAAGAGCTTTGTGCTGTACCACGAGGAACTCGAATCGCTGGTCATCAACTTCCCGACCATCCAGCGCGCCCGCTTCTGGATGACGTTCGGGGAGCAGTACATCAAGTACCTCAGCGTGCTGGAGTCGGTCGGCATGACCTCCATCGAGCCGATCAACTTCCGGGGCGAGGAGATCGCGCCCATCGAGTTCCTGAAGGCCGTGCTGCCCGCCCCCGAGTCGCTGGCCGCCGACTACACCGGCAAGACCTGCATCGGCGTGCAGGCGCGCGGGATCGGCAAGGACGGCTCTGAATTGGTGAACTTCGTCTACAACATCTGCGACCACGCCGAGGCGTACCGGGAAGTGCAGGCGCAGGCGATCAGCTACACGACCGGCGTACCCGCCATGATCGGCGCGATGCTGATGCTCCAGGGAGAGTGGATGAAGCCCGGCGTCTACAACGTCGAGGAGTTCGACCCCGATCCCTTCATCGCCGCGATGAACGTGTGGGGCCTGCCGGTGGATGAACTGGCGGGGATTGAACTGGTGCGGGACTGA
- the aroA gene encoding 3-phosphoshikimate 1-carboxyvinyltransferase gives MTDGLPERFDVLVHPASELRGERRAQPSKNYTTRYLLAAALAEGETRVVGAATSEDAEALVRCLRDWGAGVERVGEDVVVRGFGAHPRAGVTLNPGNAGAVARFLMGVAALTTETTFVTDYAESLGRRPQGDLLAALERLGARVSSNGGRLPITIGGPVRGGRVEVSAERSSQYASALMFLAPLLQEGLDLRLTGEIKSHAPLRQTLDTLAAFGIRATASADLTRITIPGGQAYRAGRVLVPGDYPGSAALLAAAALLPGEVTVTNLRADDLQGEREAVDVLRAMGADLVREGDRVTVRGGKPLHAVTRDGDGFTDAVQALTAAAAFAHGTTTWENVATLRLKECDRISDTRRELERLGLKASETEGSLSVTGTERLAGGVTVGGHGDHRMIMLLTLLGLRADAPIRITGAHHIRKSYPSFFRHLEGLGARFEYLATDAP, from the coding sequence ATGACTGACGGCCTGCCCGAGCGTTTCGATGTCCTGGTCCACCCGGCCTCCGAACTCCGGGGCGAACGGCGCGCGCAGCCGAGCAAGAACTACACCACCCGGTATCTCCTCGCGGCGGCGCTGGCCGAGGGGGAGACGCGCGTAGTGGGCGCCGCGACCAGCGAGGACGCGGAAGCTCTGGTCCGTTGCCTGCGGGACTGGGGCGCGGGTGTGGAACGGGTGGGCGAAGACGTGGTGGTGCGCGGCTTCGGGGCGCATCCGCGCGCGGGCGTGACGCTCAATCCCGGCAACGCGGGGGCGGTCGCGCGCTTCCTGATGGGCGTGGCGGCCCTGACCACGGAGACGACCTTTGTCACCGACTACGCCGAATCGCTGGGCAGGCGGCCCCAGGGGGACCTGCTCGCGGCGCTGGAACGGCTCGGCGCGCGGGTGAGCAGCAACGGCGGACGGCTGCCCATCACCATCGGCGGCCCGGTGCGGGGGGGGCGGGTGGAGGTGTCGGCGGAGAGGTCGAGCCAGTACGCCAGCGCATTGATGTTCCTCGCGCCGCTGCTGCAAGAGGGCCTCGACCTGCGGCTGACGGGCGAGATCAAGAGCCATGCGCCGCTGCGGCAGACGCTCGACACGCTCGCCGCGTTCGGCATCCGGGCCACCGCCAGCGCCGACCTCACCCGCATCACCATTCCCGGCGGGCAGGCGTACCGGGCGGGCCGGGTGCTGGTGCCGGGGGACTATCCGGGGAGCGCGGCCCTGCTGGCTGCCGCCGCCCTTCTCCCCGGCGAGGTGACGGTGACGAACTTGCGGGCGGACGACCTCCAGGGCGAGCGCGAGGCCGTGGACGTGCTGCGCGCGATGGGCGCCGACCTCGTGCGCGAGGGGGACCGGGTGACGGTGCGCGGGGGAAAGCCCCTCCACGCTGTCACGCGCGACGGGGACGGCTTCACCGACGCGGTGCAGGCTCTCACCGCCGCCGCCGCCTTTGCTCACGGCACGACCACCTGGGAGAACGTGGCGACGCTGCGGCTCAAGGAATGCGACCGCATCAGCGACACGCGGCGCGAACTGGAACGGCTGGGGCTGAAGGCGAGCGAGACGGAAGGGAGCCTCAGCGTCACGGGGACCGAACGGCTGGCGGGGGGCGTCACCGTGGGCGGGCACGGCGACCACCGCATGATCATGCTGCTGACGCTGCTGGGCCTCAGGGCCGACGCGCCCATCCGCATCACCGGCGCGCACCACATCCGCAAGAGCTATCCGTCGTTTTTCCGGCACCTGGAGGGGCTGGGCGCGCGGTTCGAGTATCTGGCGACGGACGCGCCCTGA
- a CDS encoding PQQ-dependent sugar dehydrogenase: protein MLKRMLVAGALALAASAGAQTPDLKAPDGFKVTVFSEGFKQPRFMAVAPNGDVFVSDPGAGTVTVLPDQNKNGVADGKTVFASGLNRPHGLAFHDGFLYVANTDGVVRFAYQPGQREASGAPQKLLSLPSGGGHWTRTVVFGPDGKMYVATGSSCNVCEESNSHRASVWVYDADGTNGKPYATGLRNPVGLEWYGGTLYATNNGRDMLGDNLPPEGFYKLRAGGFYGWPYCYTTEAGQPQVWDKDFGKKSAAVCQDAIPAFALTTAHAAPLGLAFYDGKTFPDKYRGQMFAALHGSWNRSTKSGYKVVTVNPETGQVADFLTGFLSGQRTLGRPVDLVVAQDGALLLTDDDTGRIWRIQYMGK from the coding sequence ATGCTGAAAAGAATGCTGGTGGCGGGTGCGCTGGCCCTCGCCGCGTCCGCTGGCGCGCAGACGCCCGACCTGAAAGCACCGGACGGCTTCAAGGTGACGGTGTTTTCCGAGGGGTTCAAGCAGCCGCGCTTTATGGCCGTTGCGCCCAACGGGGACGTGTTCGTGAGCGATCCGGGCGCCGGGACCGTCACGGTGCTGCCCGATCAGAACAAGAACGGCGTGGCGGACGGCAAGACCGTCTTTGCCTCTGGCCTGAACCGCCCGCACGGCCTCGCCTTCCACGACGGCTTCCTGTACGTGGCGAACACGGACGGCGTGGTGCGCTTCGCCTACCAGCCGGGGCAGAGGGAGGCGAGTGGCGCGCCGCAGAAGCTGCTCAGCCTGCCCAGCGGCGGCGGGCACTGGACGCGCACGGTGGTCTTCGGGCCGGACGGCAAGATGTATGTGGCGACCGGTTCTTCCTGCAACGTCTGCGAGGAGAGCAACAGCCACCGCGCCTCGGTGTGGGTCTACGACGCGGACGGCACCAACGGCAAGCCCTACGCGACCGGGCTGCGGAATCCGGTAGGTCTGGAGTGGTATGGCGGCACCCTCTACGCCACCAACAACGGGCGTGACATGCTGGGTGACAACCTCCCGCCCGAAGGCTTCTACAAGCTGAGGGCGGGCGGCTTCTACGGCTGGCCGTACTGCTACACGACCGAAGCCGGGCAGCCGCAGGTCTGGGACAAGGACTTCGGGAAGAAGAGTGCGGCGGTCTGCCAGGATGCCATCCCCGCCTTCGCCCTGACCACCGCGCACGCGGCGCCGCTGGGCCTGGCCTTTTACGACGGCAAGACTTTTCCCGACAAGTACCGCGGTCAGATGTTCGCCGCGCTGCACGGCTCGTGGAACCGCAGCACCAAGAGCGGCTACAAGGTGGTGACCGTCAACCCCGAAACGGGCCAGGTCGCGGACTTCCTGACCGGCTTCCTGAGCGGGCAACGGACGCTGGGCCGCCCCGTTGACCTCGTGGTGGCCCAGGACGGCGCGCTGCTACTGACGGACGACGACACGGGGCGCATCTGGCGGATTCAGTACATGGGGAAGTAG